In the bacterium genome, CGGCTCGGGAGTCATGATTGCCCGTACCGTCATTTCATGCGCCGCCGGTGGTTCTTCATCACCATGTTCCGAACAGAATTCCAGAACATCCTTGAGGACTTCTTTTACGGATACATGAAGATCGATATCCATACAGTGGCCTAATATGTCCGTTTTTGTGACTATGCCGACGAGTTTCTTCTCGTTGTTCATCACGGGGACACAACTTATCATGTTTTCCACAAAAATCCTGATCAGATCATGAATAGCGGTATCCTCTTCAACGACAATGACCTTCCTCGTCATGATGTCACGAGCCGTATGATTCATTTTTCCTTCCCTCCGTTGTCGTTAACCGACATTATAATATATAAAATTATTTTGTCACCATTATTATAAGAATTTATGTGGTAATTCCTCATTTTTAAGAACACTTTTCATATATGTTACTTCCTTTGCGTGCCAAAAGGAAGCAACCAGGTAAAAGGGCACCCCGTGAAAAGCCTTACTTTCCGTTCACAGGCATTTTTGGTCTATATTCTATTTATAATCAACGTATTACAATACAATTCATCGTGGATT is a window encoding:
- a CDS encoding CBS domain-containing protein, whose amino-acid sequence is MNHTARDIMTRKVIVVEEDTAIHDLIRIFVENMISCVPVMNNEKKLVGIVTKTDILGHCMDIDLHVSVKEVLKDVLEFCSEHGDEEPPAAHEMTVRAIMTPEPITAGEDISVESLAKTMIDHKIHRLIITRDHEITGIVSTLDILYHVAGINKK